The Methylomusa anaerophila genome has a segment encoding these proteins:
- a CDS encoding 4Fe-4S binding protein gives MGHLAAKDVYRRLGEKIDNLTIRAPWNEALHKVVKELYTEEEADVVVKMPYGLSNLERIAKITGYPKDKLRGILERLTEKGLILDLYNNGEYHYMPSPYVIGIYEFTMMRTRGKLSTKVWAELLGTYMKGSDIFFKANWKDGQQISIARAIPHRDTVAPEEVVEILPYEKAEAIVAGHDKFAIGLCACRHDKFHNNLKTCDVPLKSCSSFGFAADYLIRHGMAEEVTRGEAIENLERSREFGLVFSADSVKENVTFICSCCSCCCEILEGINKFGYPHVLMTSSFIADIDQVKCLGCGKCAKACPVNAICLEPAESEEEANKKILARVDPSICLGCGVCSLKCKCNALHLKKRKQQVIHPETTFERNILACLERGTLQNQIFDNPQAITHSVMRGILGGFLRLAPVKRGLMSDLLRSRFLAFLATGTKLQGKEWVTRL, from the coding sequence ATGGGTCACCTGGCAGCAAAAGATGTCTATAGAAGACTGGGGGAGAAAATCGACAACCTCACTATAAGAGCGCCGTGGAACGAAGCTCTTCACAAAGTTGTAAAGGAACTGTACACCGAGGAAGAAGCCGATGTTGTTGTGAAGATGCCCTATGGGCTTTCCAATCTGGAAAGGATCGCGAAGATAACCGGTTACCCAAAAGACAAGCTCCGAGGCATCCTGGAAAGGCTGACAGAAAAAGGCCTGATCCTGGATTTGTATAATAACGGCGAATATCACTATATGCCTTCTCCTTACGTCATCGGAATTTATGAGTTTACCATGATGAGAACCAGGGGAAAACTAAGCACTAAGGTTTGGGCGGAATTGCTGGGTACTTATATGAAAGGGAGCGATATTTTTTTCAAAGCCAATTGGAAAGACGGCCAGCAAATATCCATTGCCCGGGCTATTCCTCACAGGGATACGGTAGCACCGGAGGAAGTTGTTGAAATTCTTCCTTACGAAAAGGCTGAGGCTATTGTGGCCGGCCATGATAAATTTGCCATCGGACTCTGCGCCTGCCGGCATGATAAATTTCACAACAACCTCAAGACTTGCGATGTTCCCCTTAAATCCTGTTCATCTTTCGGATTTGCAGCTGACTACCTTATCCGACACGGCATGGCAGAGGAAGTAACTCGTGGGGAAGCAATCGAGAACCTGGAGCGCTCCCGGGAATTCGGCCTGGTTTTTTCGGCAGACAGCGTCAAAGAAAATGTCACTTTTATTTGCAGTTGTTGTTCATGCTGCTGTGAGATTTTGGAGGGTATAAACAAATTCGGTTATCCCCACGTCCTGATGACATCGAGTTTCATAGCCGACATAGACCAAGTGAAGTGCCTGGGTTGCGGGAAATGTGCCAAAGCCTGCCCGGTCAATGCCATCTGCTTGGAACCGGCTGAATCTGAAGAAGAGGCAAACAAGAAGATACTGGCCAGAGTTGACCCTTCCATCTGCCTGGGCTGCGGCGTTTGCTCCCTCAAGTGTAAATGCAATGCTTTACACCTTAAAAAAAGAAAGCAGCAAGTCATTCACCCGGAAACAACCTTTGAACGTAATATATTGGCTTGTCTTGAAAGAGGGACCCTTCAAAATCAAATCTTTGACAATCCACAGGCTATTACCCACAGTGTGATGCGGGGGATCCTGGGAGGATTTCTGAGATTAGCTCCAGTTAAGCGCGGTCTCATGAGTGACTTGTTACGCTCCAGGTTCTTAGCCTTTCTTGCCACCGGAACGAAATTACAGGGCAAAGAATGGGTTACCAGGTTGTAG
- a CDS encoding FecCD family ABC transporter permease, producing MNEKANILAQEIVRKQRQALTIGLVLTLAALGLAIASVTFGRADISVVDVATIIFGKLTGNQEIYSHLAGAQSAIVWDIRLPRIICALAVGGGLAVAGVVFQALLMNPLADSYTMGVSTGAAFGASIAIYLNIFAHDNLPVTIFAFAGAVLTLLVVMSIARVGGYVSSANLVIAGIIVSSILSAAISMIKSLAGEQVSAIVAWLIGSLAAKNWEHVLYGFPLIFIACFICFYYAEDLNILSLGDREARNLGIDSSKLRNILLAAGALITAVCVAIGGIIGFVGLIVPHMLRMTAGSDNRVLIPLCGLTGGILLLTADTFGRSATNVEIPVGVLTTLLGGPFFVYIFRKRNKTLQ from the coding sequence ATGAATGAAAAAGCAAATATCCTGGCGCAGGAGATTGTCAGGAAACAAAGGCAGGCACTGACCATCGGTCTGGTATTGACGTTGGCTGCTCTCGGTTTGGCGATCGCGTCGGTGACTTTTGGCCGGGCCGATATTAGTGTGGTTGACGTAGCCACCATAATATTCGGCAAATTAACCGGAAACCAAGAGATCTACAGTCATTTGGCCGGCGCCCAAAGCGCCATTGTCTGGGATATCCGGCTGCCCCGCATTATCTGCGCGCTTGCGGTAGGAGGGGGTCTGGCCGTAGCCGGAGTTGTGTTTCAGGCCCTATTGATGAATCCTCTGGCCGACTCGTACACCATGGGTGTATCTACCGGGGCGGCTTTTGGCGCAAGTATCGCCATTTATCTCAATATCTTTGCCCATGATAATCTGCCGGTAACCATATTCGCTTTTGCCGGCGCGGTGCTGACCTTGCTGGTGGTCATGTCCATCGCCCGGGTAGGAGGCTACGTTTCTTCCGCCAATCTGGTAATTGCCGGTATCATTGTCAGCAGTATCTTATCGGCTGCCATTAGCATGATCAAGAGTTTAGCCGGCGAGCAGGTTTCAGCCATTGTCGCCTGGCTGATCGGCAGTCTGGCCGCCAAGAATTGGGAACATGTGCTTTACGGCTTTCCCCTGATATTCATTGCCTGTTTTATTTGCTTTTACTACGCTGAGGATCTCAATATCTTGTCGCTGGGTGACCGGGAAGCCCGCAACCTGGGCATTGACAGCAGCAAACTCAGAAATATCCTGCTTGCCGCCGGAGCGCTTATCACTGCGGTATGCGTGGCCATCGGCGGCATTATCGGTTTTGTTGGCCTCATTGTGCCTCATATGCTGAGAATGACAGCAGGATCGGATAACCGGGTACTCATACCTTTGTGCGGTCTAACCGGCGGGATACTGCTATTGACTGCCGATACTTTCGGCCGTTCAGCCACAAATGTGGAAATTCCTGTAGGAGTATTGACCACATTGCTGGGCGGCCCTTTCTTCGTATATATCTTCCGCAAGCGTAACAAGACGCTGCAGTAG
- the ptsP gene encoding phosphoenolpyruvate--protein phosphotransferase, whose protein sequence is MLLQQGISGSNGIAIARAFLYQEQEIIIDTTPITPDKINNEIIKLSQAGEKAKEQISHLRDKALAEAGEEQAKIFEAHLTMLSDPALWGEMGALIKSEHITAGYAVKQVVDRFVAVFRSMDDEYMKERAADIADIGGRLLRNVLGITAKGLDYLDSEVIIIAHDLTPSDTMALNRDYAKGFAVNVGGRTSHAAIMARTLEIPAVLGLKDITGKVKDGELVILDGITGAVIVSPTPELLTEYKEKQRQYYAEQAELKKVIPLPAVTTDGRRVEIAANIGTPRDIDAVIATNGDGVGLYRSEFLYMDKDCFPSEEEQFAAYRIVAQKLSGKPVIIRTLDIGGDKELKCFPMPPEMNPFLGWRAIRLCLAEKAMFMTQLRAILRASAYGNIMIMYPMISGLTEVRQANAVLAEAKEQLRSERVPFNENIKVGIMVEIPSTAVIADLIAPEVDFFSIGTNDLCQYTLAVDRMNEKISYLYQPLHPAILRLIKRVIDASHQYGKFTGMCGELAGDPLAAIILLGLGLDEFSMSASSMPRIKKIIRSVAYEQAKAIATPALDMATPQQVAAYAAGVLKDWGLS, encoded by the coding sequence TTGTTGCTGCAACAGGGAATTTCCGGCTCGAACGGGATAGCAATCGCCAGGGCCTTCCTCTACCAGGAGCAGGAAATCATAATCGATACAACGCCCATTACTCCTGATAAAATCAATAATGAAATCATTAAATTGTCTCAGGCCGGGGAGAAGGCTAAAGAGCAAATCAGCCATCTACGGGATAAGGCGCTGGCGGAAGCCGGCGAAGAACAGGCCAAAATCTTTGAAGCCCATTTGACCATGCTGTCTGACCCGGCTCTTTGGGGCGAGATGGGCGCCCTCATTAAGAGTGAGCATATCACCGCCGGCTATGCGGTTAAGCAAGTAGTCGACCGGTTTGTGGCTGTGTTCAGGTCCATGGACGATGAGTATATGAAGGAACGGGCGGCAGATATTGCCGATATCGGCGGCAGACTGCTCCGCAATGTGCTGGGCATCACCGCCAAAGGACTGGATTATCTGGACAGTGAAGTAATAATCATTGCCCATGACCTGACGCCTTCCGATACCATGGCCCTCAACCGGGATTATGCCAAAGGCTTTGCGGTAAATGTGGGCGGCCGGACTTCCCATGCCGCCATCATGGCCCGGACTTTGGAAATTCCGGCAGTATTGGGGCTAAAGGATATTACCGGTAAAGTAAAGGACGGCGAGCTGGTGATCCTTGACGGGATAACCGGGGCTGTCATTGTCTCCCCAACCCCGGAACTACTCACTGAATATAAAGAAAAACAACGCCAATACTACGCCGAACAAGCAGAACTGAAAAAGGTAATACCCCTGCCGGCAGTAACTACCGACGGCCGCCGCGTGGAAATCGCCGCCAACATCGGCACTCCCCGGGATATTGACGCCGTTATCGCCACTAATGGTGATGGCGTGGGCTTGTACCGCAGCGAGTTCCTGTATATGGATAAAGATTGCTTTCCCAGTGAGGAAGAGCAGTTTGCCGCCTACAGGATTGTTGCCCAAAAGCTGAGTGGCAAACCGGTCATCATCCGGACGCTGGACATCGGCGGTGACAAAGAACTGAAGTGCTTTCCCATGCCGCCGGAAATGAACCCTTTTTTGGGCTGGCGGGCCATTCGTCTTTGTCTTGCCGAAAAGGCCATGTTTATGACTCAGTTGCGGGCCATCTTACGGGCCAGCGCTTATGGCAATATTATGATCATGTACCCGATGATATCCGGCCTCACCGAGGTCCGGCAGGCCAATGCCGTGCTGGCGGAAGCCAAGGAGCAGCTGCGCTCGGAAAGAGTACCCTTTAATGAAAATATCAAAGTCGGCATCATGGTGGAAATTCCTTCGACAGCAGTGATTGCCGACTTGATTGCGCCCGAAGTGGATTTTTTCAGTATCGGTACCAACGATTTGTGTCAGTACACCCTGGCGGTGGACAGAATGAATGAAAAAATCAGCTACCTGTATCAGCCGCTGCATCCGGCCATATTGCGGCTGATTAAGCGGGTAATCGATGCCTCGCATCAGTATGGCAAATTCACCGGCATGTGCGGTGAACTGGCCGGCGACCCGCTGGCAGCTATAATCCTCCTGGGACTTGGGCTGGATGAATTCAGCATGAGCGCTTCATCCATGCCGCGTATTAAGAAAATTATCCGCAGTGTCGCTTATGAACAAGCCAAAGCCATTGCGACGCCGGCTCTTGATATGGCAACCCCGCAGCAAGTCGCCGCATATGCCGCCGGGGTGCTGAAAGACTGGGGCTTAAGTTGA
- the cobI gene encoding precorrin-2 C(20)-methyltransferase, producing MAGIFYGVGVGPGDPELLTLKAINAIKAADVIIAPRTEKKDESTAFTIAKPYIQENTQILELVFPMNYNAQALSEAWVNNKNTILGLLEAGKKVIFLTLGDPMLYSTYMYVFRLLEDCGHEIVNIPGVNSFCAIGNRLGVPLAEGGDILSIIPATIDEERLEQVLQVSDNVVLMKVYKNFAQIVDKLNKHGMTENAVMVSKCGLEGEEIFHDLSGAVNDQKVNYLSTILTKRSKVSKHALA from the coding sequence ATGGCAGGTATTTTTTACGGCGTAGGCGTTGGTCCCGGTGATCCGGAGTTATTAACACTTAAGGCCATCAACGCAATCAAAGCGGCGGATGTTATCATTGCGCCCCGCACGGAGAAAAAAGACGAGAGCACTGCTTTTACCATCGCAAAGCCGTACATTCAGGAAAATACACAGATACTGGAACTGGTTTTTCCGATGAATTACAATGCTCAGGCCCTTTCGGAGGCCTGGGTGAATAACAAGAATACTATTCTAGGACTGTTGGAAGCCGGGAAGAAGGTAATATTTCTGACCTTGGGCGATCCCATGCTGTACAGCACTTATATGTATGTTTTTCGGCTGCTTGAAGACTGCGGCCACGAAATCGTGAACATTCCTGGTGTCAACTCCTTCTGCGCCATTGGCAACCGGTTAGGTGTGCCTTTAGCGGAAGGCGGCGACATACTCAGCATTATTCCCGCCACTATCGACGAAGAACGCTTGGAACAGGTTTTGCAAGTGTCCGACAATGTGGTGCTGATGAAGGTGTACAAAAATTTCGCCCAGATTGTTGATAAGCTGAATAAGCATGGCATGACCGAAAATGCTGTTATGGTATCCAAATGCGGTCTTGAGGGCGAAGAAATCTTTCACGACCTCTCTGGAGCCGTAAACGATCAAAAAGTGAATTACCTGTCAACTATACTGACCAAACGCTCAAAAGTAAGTAAGCATGCCCTGGCATGA
- a CDS encoding helix-turn-helix domain-containing protein, with protein sequence MTFGEIVKISRENKRLSQEDVSKAIEKKYGVRLSTSYLSMIETGMRTNLTVNLLNALLDFFNLPYTAAASLFSRLESIPEYSPGREPATVVLESKAPFPSNTDNQIAIDDLPSDAKRSLNDFYEFLLYKYKTR encoded by the coding sequence ATGACATTCGGTGAAATAGTAAAAATATCCAGAGAAAATAAAAGACTAAGCCAAGAAGATGTATCCAAAGCCATTGAAAAAAAGTATGGTGTCCGCTTGTCCACCTCTTATCTTAGTATGATCGAGACCGGGATGCGAACGAATTTAACCGTCAATTTGCTCAACGCCCTTTTAGACTTTTTCAATTTGCCTTATACTGCCGCCGCCAGCTTATTTAGCCGTCTGGAATCAATCCCGGAATATAGCCCGGGCAGGGAACCGGCGACAGTTGTACTTGAGTCAAAAGCACCTTTTCCGAGCAATACAGATAATCAAATCGCAATTGACGATTTGCCTTCTGACGCCAAACGCAGTCTTAATGATTTTTATGAATTTCTGCTGTATAAATACAAAACACGCTGA